GGCGTATTTGGGAAATTAAAACGTATTCTTGCAAGCTTTCTAGGTGGCGATAGTCGGTGAACTTTGGGAAGCGGCAATGGCAGAGATGTGCAACCTGCCAACCGGTCTGGAGAGCAACGAACCCCCCTTGGAAAGTGATCGACACCGAGAACAAATTGATCTCAAATTGATCTATTGATTCGACTTCTGCGCTGGTACTGGCGGGAAGGGCAGGCAACGCCTCCCCCCAATTACCGGGCTGATTATTATGTTTCGGGAAACACAACGATTTACTACAGCCTAGACCAGCAGCAAGCGAGAAAGTTTCGTGGGCCGGATTTCTTCGTCGTCCTGGGTGTCGAGAATCGCCTGCGTAAGAGTTGGATCGTTTGGCAAGAGCAGGGCCAATATCCCCATGTGATTATTGAATTACTCTCACCCGCCACTGCGAAGGTCGATCGGGGCTTGAAAAAACAACTCTACCAGGATACGTTCCGCACACCGGAGTATTTCTGGTTTGACCCTAATACCTTGGAATTTGCTGGATTTTACCTAGTTGCCCGGACTTATCAGCCAATCGCAACGAATGACCAGGGTTGGCTGTGGAGTCAGCAGTTACAGCTCTATTTAGGCATCTATCAGGAGCAACGCCGGTTTTTTACCCCGACGGGTGAGTTAGTCCCCACACCAGAAGA
This DNA window, taken from Trichothermofontia sichuanensis B231, encodes the following:
- a CDS encoding Uma2 family endonuclease, translated to MIRLLRWYWREGQATPPPNYRADYYVSGNTTIYYSLDQQQARKFRGPDFFVVLGVENRLRKSWIVWQEQGQYPHVIIELLSPATAKVDRGLKKQLYQDTFRTPEYFWFDPNTLEFAGFYLVARTYQPIATNDQGWLWSQQLQLYLGIYQEQRRFFTPTGELVPTPEEMAETERQRAKFAQQQVDLERQRNERLMAQLRVLGVDPDQAV